From the Buteo buteo chromosome 1, bButBut1.hap1.1, whole genome shotgun sequence genome, one window contains:
- the CLGN gene encoding calmegin isoform X4 gives MFTYVLRITRMHFQWDWLCLGALIISSVTAEIENEETLDADVEVEDFDKQSQEADVDRDKSSLEVVYQTPKPTGEVYFTETFDGVLAGWVLSKTKKEDTDDNIAKYDGRWEVEELKENTVPGDRGLVLKSVAKHHAISAMLTKAFIFDNKPLIVQYEVNFQEGIDCGGAYIKLLSSSDDLNLEYFFDKTPYTIMFGPDKCGEDYKLHFIFRHKNPKTGEYDEKHAKRPDVDLKKFYLDKKTHLYTLVLKPDDTFEILIDQSVVSKGSLLEDMVPPVNPPKEIEDPSDKKPDDWDERPKIPDPNAVKPDDWDEDEPSKIEDSDAVKPEGWLDDEPQYVPDPNAKKPKDWDEEMDGEWEAPQIPNPKCETAPGCGHWVRPMKNNPNYKGKWKAPMIDNPNYQGIWSPRKIPNPDYFEDLHPFEMTPVSAVGLELWSMTSDIYFDNFIICSEKEVADRWAADGWGLKKLVASANEKTDEDIDFKKPDIPKPITKGELKQEREELEDDEIELEEKENEDTAEDERREMEETKRELIKDTKKMGREAPPSEDEGEGGEDIDEEENEVADGSQEGDMSNKSGSEDEMKEADESTGFGDGPLKSVRKRRVRKD, from the exons ATGTTCACATATG TTCTTCGGATAACCAGGATGCACTTCCAGTGGGACTGGCTGTGCTTGGGTGCCCTGATAATCAGCTCAGTGACTGCAGAAATTGAAAACGAAGAAACTCTGGATGCAGATGTTGAAGTGGAGGATTTTGACAAGCAGTCTCAAGAAGCTGATGTTGACAGAGATAAATCTTCCCTAGAG GTTGTGTACCAGACTCCAAAGCCAACTGGAGAAGTGTATTTTACAGAAACCTTTGATGGAGTATTGGCTGG GTGGGTGTTGTCTAAAACCAAGAAAGAAGACACGGATGATAACATTGCTAAATATGATG gaAGATGGGAAGtagaagagctgaaagaaaacacagtgccTGGAGATAGAGGATTAGTGTTAAAATCGGTGGCAAAGCATCATGCAATATCAGCTATGCtaacaaaagcatttatttttgatAATAAACCTTTGATTGTTCA ATATGAAGTGAATTTTCAAGAAGGCATTGACTGTGGTGGTGCATATATTAAACTTCTCTCCAGTAGTGATGACTTGAATCTG GAATACTTTTTTGACAAAACACCTTATACTATTATGTTTGGACCAGATAAATGTGGAGAAGATTACAAACTACACTTTATCTTCAGACATAAGAATCCTAAAACTGGAGAATATgatgaaaaacatgcaaaacgTCCTGACGTTGAcctaaaaaaattctatttggACAAGAAGACTCATCTATATACTCTTG TGCTAAAACCAGATGATACctttgaaatattaattgaCCAATCGGTTGTCAGTAAAGGAAGTCTTCTCGAGGATATGGTTCCTCCAGTAAACCCTCCCAAAGAAATAGAGGATCCTAGTGATAAGAAGCCTGACGATTGGGATGAGAGACCAAAAATACCTGATCCAAATGCTGTCAAACCAGATGACTG GGATGAGGATGAGCCTTCCAAAATAGAAGATTCTGATGCTGTTAAGCCTGAGGGATGGCTTGATGATGAACCACAGTATGTTCCAGACCctaatgcaaaaaaaccaaaggacTG ggatGAAGAAATGGATGGGGAGTGGGAAGCCCCTCAGATCCCTAATCCAAAGTGTGAGACTGCACCTGGTTGTGGACACTGGGTGCGTCCCATGAAGAATAATCCAAACtataaaggaaaatggaaagcacCTATGATAGATAATCCTAACTATCAG ggaaTCTGGAGCCCTCGGAAAATACCTAACCCAGACTATTTTGAAGATCTTCACCCATTTGAGATGACCCCTGTCAGTGCTGTTGGTTTAGAACTCTGGTCCATGACATCTGATATCTACTTCGATAACTTCATTATatgttcagaaaaagaagtagcAGATCGTTGGGCAGCAGATGGCTGGGGCTTGAAGAAACTAGTAGCAAGTGCTAATGAG AAAACAGATGAAGATATTGACTTCAAAAAACCTGATATACCTAAGCCAATTACAAAGGGAGAACTAAAACAAGAGAGAGAGGAGTTAGAAGATGATGAAATagaattagaagaaaaagaaaatgaagatactgCTGAAGATG agagaagagaaatggagGAGACAAAAAGAGAGCTTATAAAGGATACAAAGAAGATGGGAAGGGAGGCTCCTCCTTCAG AAGATGAAGGTGAAGGTGGTGAAGATattgatgaagaagaaaatgaagttgcAGATGGAAGTCAAGAAGGTGATATGTCAAATAAATCTGGTTCAGAAGATGAG atgaaaGAAGCTGATGAAAGCACAGGTTTTGGAGATggtccactgaaatcagtgcgCAAAAGAAGAGTACGAAAGGACTGA
- the CLGN gene encoding calmegin isoform X3: MFTYVLRITRMHFQWDWLCLGALIISSVTAEIENEETLDADVEVEDFDKQSQEADVDRDKSSLEVVYQTPKPTGEVYFTETFDGVLAGWVLSKTKKEDTDDNIAKYDGRWEVEELKENTVPGDRGLVLKSVAKHHAISAMLTKAFIFDNKPLIVQYEVNFQEGIDCGGAYIKLLSSSDDLNLEYFFDKTPYTIMFGPDKCGEDYKLHFIFRHKNPKTGEYDEKHAKRPDVDLKKFYLDKKTHLYTLVLKPDDTFEILIDQSVVSKGSLLEDMVPPVNPPKEIEDPSDKKPDDWDERPKIPDPNAVKPDDWDEDEPSKIEDSDAVKPEGWLDDEPQYVPDPNAKKPKDWDEEMDGEWEAPQIPNPKCETAPGCGHWVRPMKNNPNYKGKWKAPMIDNPNYQGIWSPRKIPNPDYFEDLHPFEMTPVSAVGLELWSMTSDIYFDNFIICSEKEVADRWAADGWGLKKLVASANEPGMFSQLVTAAEDHPWLWVLYILTLALPVGLGVLFCWPAKKTDEDIDFKKPDIPKPITKGELKQEREELEDDEIELEEKENEDTAEDEDEGEGGEDIDEEENEVADGSQEGDMSNKSGSEDEMKEADESTGFGDGPLKSVRKRRVRKD; this comes from the exons ATGTTCACATATG TTCTTCGGATAACCAGGATGCACTTCCAGTGGGACTGGCTGTGCTTGGGTGCCCTGATAATCAGCTCAGTGACTGCAGAAATTGAAAACGAAGAAACTCTGGATGCAGATGTTGAAGTGGAGGATTTTGACAAGCAGTCTCAAGAAGCTGATGTTGACAGAGATAAATCTTCCCTAGAG GTTGTGTACCAGACTCCAAAGCCAACTGGAGAAGTGTATTTTACAGAAACCTTTGATGGAGTATTGGCTGG GTGGGTGTTGTCTAAAACCAAGAAAGAAGACACGGATGATAACATTGCTAAATATGATG gaAGATGGGAAGtagaagagctgaaagaaaacacagtgccTGGAGATAGAGGATTAGTGTTAAAATCGGTGGCAAAGCATCATGCAATATCAGCTATGCtaacaaaagcatttatttttgatAATAAACCTTTGATTGTTCA ATATGAAGTGAATTTTCAAGAAGGCATTGACTGTGGTGGTGCATATATTAAACTTCTCTCCAGTAGTGATGACTTGAATCTG GAATACTTTTTTGACAAAACACCTTATACTATTATGTTTGGACCAGATAAATGTGGAGAAGATTACAAACTACACTTTATCTTCAGACATAAGAATCCTAAAACTGGAGAATATgatgaaaaacatgcaaaacgTCCTGACGTTGAcctaaaaaaattctatttggACAAGAAGACTCATCTATATACTCTTG TGCTAAAACCAGATGATACctttgaaatattaattgaCCAATCGGTTGTCAGTAAAGGAAGTCTTCTCGAGGATATGGTTCCTCCAGTAAACCCTCCCAAAGAAATAGAGGATCCTAGTGATAAGAAGCCTGACGATTGGGATGAGAGACCAAAAATACCTGATCCAAATGCTGTCAAACCAGATGACTG GGATGAGGATGAGCCTTCCAAAATAGAAGATTCTGATGCTGTTAAGCCTGAGGGATGGCTTGATGATGAACCACAGTATGTTCCAGACCctaatgcaaaaaaaccaaaggacTG ggatGAAGAAATGGATGGGGAGTGGGAAGCCCCTCAGATCCCTAATCCAAAGTGTGAGACTGCACCTGGTTGTGGACACTGGGTGCGTCCCATGAAGAATAATCCAAACtataaaggaaaatggaaagcacCTATGATAGATAATCCTAACTATCAG ggaaTCTGGAGCCCTCGGAAAATACCTAACCCAGACTATTTTGAAGATCTTCACCCATTTGAGATGACCCCTGTCAGTGCTGTTGGTTTAGAACTCTGGTCCATGACATCTGATATCTACTTCGATAACTTCATTATatgttcagaaaaagaagtagcAGATCGTTGGGCAGCAGATGGCTGGGGCTTGAAGAAACTAGTAGCAAGTGCTAATGAG CCCGGTATGTTCAGTCAACTGGTAACTGCTGCAGAAGACCATCCATGGCTCTGGGTTCTTTACATCTTGACTTTAGCTCTCCCTGTTGGTCTAGGTGTGTTGTTCTGCTGGCCAGCAAAG AAAACAGATGAAGATATTGACTTCAAAAAACCTGATATACCTAAGCCAATTACAAAGGGAGAACTAAAACAAGAGAGAGAGGAGTTAGAAGATGATGAAATagaattagaagaaaaagaaaatgaagatactgCTGAAGATG AAGATGAAGGTGAAGGTGGTGAAGATattgatgaagaagaaaatgaagttgcAGATGGAAGTCAAGAAGGTGATATGTCAAATAAATCTGGTTCAGAAGATGAG atgaaaGAAGCTGATGAAAGCACAGGTTTTGGAGATggtccactgaaatcagtgcgCAAAAGAAGAGTACGAAAGGACTGA
- the CLGN gene encoding calmegin isoform X2: MHFQWDWLCLGALIISSVTAEIENEETLDADVEVEDFDKQSQEADVDRDKSSLEVVYQTPKPTGEVYFTETFDGVLAGWVLSKTKKEDTDDNIAKYDGRWEVEELKENTVPGDRGLVLKSVAKHHAISAMLTKAFIFDNKPLIVQYEVNFQEGIDCGGAYIKLLSSSDDLNLEYFFDKTPYTIMFGPDKCGEDYKLHFIFRHKNPKTGEYDEKHAKRPDVDLKKFYLDKKTHLYTLVLKPDDTFEILIDQSVVSKGSLLEDMVPPVNPPKEIEDPSDKKPDDWDERPKIPDPNAVKPDDWDEDEPSKIEDSDAVKPEGWLDDEPQYVPDPNAKKPKDWDEEMDGEWEAPQIPNPKCETAPGCGHWVRPMKNNPNYKGKWKAPMIDNPNYQGIWSPRKIPNPDYFEDLHPFEMTPVSAVGLELWSMTSDIYFDNFIICSEKEVADRWAADGWGLKKLVASANEPGMFSQLVTAAEDHPWLWVLYILTLALPVGLGVLFCWPAKKTDEDIDFKKPDIPKPITKGELKQEREELEDDEIELEEKENEDTAEDERREMEETKRELIKDTKKMGREAPPSEDEGEGGEDIDEEENEVADGSQEGDMSNKSGSEDEMKEADESTGFGDGPLKSVRKRRVRKD, from the exons ATGCACTTCCAGTGGGACTGGCTGTGCTTGGGTGCCCTGATAATCAGCTCAGTGACTGCAGAAATTGAAAACGAAGAAACTCTGGATGCAGATGTTGAAGTGGAGGATTTTGACAAGCAGTCTCAAGAAGCTGATGTTGACAGAGATAAATCTTCCCTAGAG GTTGTGTACCAGACTCCAAAGCCAACTGGAGAAGTGTATTTTACAGAAACCTTTGATGGAGTATTGGCTGG GTGGGTGTTGTCTAAAACCAAGAAAGAAGACACGGATGATAACATTGCTAAATATGATG gaAGATGGGAAGtagaagagctgaaagaaaacacagtgccTGGAGATAGAGGATTAGTGTTAAAATCGGTGGCAAAGCATCATGCAATATCAGCTATGCtaacaaaagcatttatttttgatAATAAACCTTTGATTGTTCA ATATGAAGTGAATTTTCAAGAAGGCATTGACTGTGGTGGTGCATATATTAAACTTCTCTCCAGTAGTGATGACTTGAATCTG GAATACTTTTTTGACAAAACACCTTATACTATTATGTTTGGACCAGATAAATGTGGAGAAGATTACAAACTACACTTTATCTTCAGACATAAGAATCCTAAAACTGGAGAATATgatgaaaaacatgcaaaacgTCCTGACGTTGAcctaaaaaaattctatttggACAAGAAGACTCATCTATATACTCTTG TGCTAAAACCAGATGATACctttgaaatattaattgaCCAATCGGTTGTCAGTAAAGGAAGTCTTCTCGAGGATATGGTTCCTCCAGTAAACCCTCCCAAAGAAATAGAGGATCCTAGTGATAAGAAGCCTGACGATTGGGATGAGAGACCAAAAATACCTGATCCAAATGCTGTCAAACCAGATGACTG GGATGAGGATGAGCCTTCCAAAATAGAAGATTCTGATGCTGTTAAGCCTGAGGGATGGCTTGATGATGAACCACAGTATGTTCCAGACCctaatgcaaaaaaaccaaaggacTG ggatGAAGAAATGGATGGGGAGTGGGAAGCCCCTCAGATCCCTAATCCAAAGTGTGAGACTGCACCTGGTTGTGGACACTGGGTGCGTCCCATGAAGAATAATCCAAACtataaaggaaaatggaaagcacCTATGATAGATAATCCTAACTATCAG ggaaTCTGGAGCCCTCGGAAAATACCTAACCCAGACTATTTTGAAGATCTTCACCCATTTGAGATGACCCCTGTCAGTGCTGTTGGTTTAGAACTCTGGTCCATGACATCTGATATCTACTTCGATAACTTCATTATatgttcagaaaaagaagtagcAGATCGTTGGGCAGCAGATGGCTGGGGCTTGAAGAAACTAGTAGCAAGTGCTAATGAG CCCGGTATGTTCAGTCAACTGGTAACTGCTGCAGAAGACCATCCATGGCTCTGGGTTCTTTACATCTTGACTTTAGCTCTCCCTGTTGGTCTAGGTGTGTTGTTCTGCTGGCCAGCAAAG AAAACAGATGAAGATATTGACTTCAAAAAACCTGATATACCTAAGCCAATTACAAAGGGAGAACTAAAACAAGAGAGAGAGGAGTTAGAAGATGATGAAATagaattagaagaaaaagaaaatgaagatactgCTGAAGATG agagaagagaaatggagGAGACAAAAAGAGAGCTTATAAAGGATACAAAGAAGATGGGAAGGGAGGCTCCTCCTTCAG AAGATGAAGGTGAAGGTGGTGAAGATattgatgaagaagaaaatgaagttgcAGATGGAAGTCAAGAAGGTGATATGTCAAATAAATCTGGTTCAGAAGATGAG atgaaaGAAGCTGATGAAAGCACAGGTTTTGGAGATggtccactgaaatcagtgcgCAAAAGAAGAGTACGAAAGGACTGA
- the SCOC gene encoding short coiled-coil protein, translated as MMNADMDAVEAENQVELEEKTRLINQVLELQHTLEDLSARVDAVKEENLKLKSENQVLGQYIENLMSASSVFQTTDTKSKRK; from the exons ATGATGAATGCAGACATGGATG CTGTAGAGGCTGAGAATCAGGTGGAATTAGAAGAGAAAACACGGCTTATTAACCAAGTTTTGGAACTGCAGCACACACTTGAAG ATCTCTCAGCACGAGTAGATGCTGTTaaggaagaaaacttgaaaCTGAAATCAGAAAACCAAGTTCTTGGACAGTATATAGAAAATCTGATGTCAGCGTCTAGTGTTTTCCAAACAACtgacacaaaaagcaaaaggaagtaA
- the CLGN gene encoding calmegin isoform X1 — MFTYVLRITRMHFQWDWLCLGALIISSVTAEIENEETLDADVEVEDFDKQSQEADVDRDKSSLEVVYQTPKPTGEVYFTETFDGVLAGWVLSKTKKEDTDDNIAKYDGRWEVEELKENTVPGDRGLVLKSVAKHHAISAMLTKAFIFDNKPLIVQYEVNFQEGIDCGGAYIKLLSSSDDLNLEYFFDKTPYTIMFGPDKCGEDYKLHFIFRHKNPKTGEYDEKHAKRPDVDLKKFYLDKKTHLYTLVLKPDDTFEILIDQSVVSKGSLLEDMVPPVNPPKEIEDPSDKKPDDWDERPKIPDPNAVKPDDWDEDEPSKIEDSDAVKPEGWLDDEPQYVPDPNAKKPKDWDEEMDGEWEAPQIPNPKCETAPGCGHWVRPMKNNPNYKGKWKAPMIDNPNYQGIWSPRKIPNPDYFEDLHPFEMTPVSAVGLELWSMTSDIYFDNFIICSEKEVADRWAADGWGLKKLVASANEPGMFSQLVTAAEDHPWLWVLYILTLALPVGLGVLFCWPAKKTDEDIDFKKPDIPKPITKGELKQEREELEDDEIELEEKENEDTAEDERREMEETKRELIKDTKKMGREAPPSEDEGEGGEDIDEEENEVADGSQEGDMSNKSGSEDEMKEADESTGFGDGPLKSVRKRRVRKD; from the exons ATGTTCACATATG TTCTTCGGATAACCAGGATGCACTTCCAGTGGGACTGGCTGTGCTTGGGTGCCCTGATAATCAGCTCAGTGACTGCAGAAATTGAAAACGAAGAAACTCTGGATGCAGATGTTGAAGTGGAGGATTTTGACAAGCAGTCTCAAGAAGCTGATGTTGACAGAGATAAATCTTCCCTAGAG GTTGTGTACCAGACTCCAAAGCCAACTGGAGAAGTGTATTTTACAGAAACCTTTGATGGAGTATTGGCTGG GTGGGTGTTGTCTAAAACCAAGAAAGAAGACACGGATGATAACATTGCTAAATATGATG gaAGATGGGAAGtagaagagctgaaagaaaacacagtgccTGGAGATAGAGGATTAGTGTTAAAATCGGTGGCAAAGCATCATGCAATATCAGCTATGCtaacaaaagcatttatttttgatAATAAACCTTTGATTGTTCA ATATGAAGTGAATTTTCAAGAAGGCATTGACTGTGGTGGTGCATATATTAAACTTCTCTCCAGTAGTGATGACTTGAATCTG GAATACTTTTTTGACAAAACACCTTATACTATTATGTTTGGACCAGATAAATGTGGAGAAGATTACAAACTACACTTTATCTTCAGACATAAGAATCCTAAAACTGGAGAATATgatgaaaaacatgcaaaacgTCCTGACGTTGAcctaaaaaaattctatttggACAAGAAGACTCATCTATATACTCTTG TGCTAAAACCAGATGATACctttgaaatattaattgaCCAATCGGTTGTCAGTAAAGGAAGTCTTCTCGAGGATATGGTTCCTCCAGTAAACCCTCCCAAAGAAATAGAGGATCCTAGTGATAAGAAGCCTGACGATTGGGATGAGAGACCAAAAATACCTGATCCAAATGCTGTCAAACCAGATGACTG GGATGAGGATGAGCCTTCCAAAATAGAAGATTCTGATGCTGTTAAGCCTGAGGGATGGCTTGATGATGAACCACAGTATGTTCCAGACCctaatgcaaaaaaaccaaaggacTG ggatGAAGAAATGGATGGGGAGTGGGAAGCCCCTCAGATCCCTAATCCAAAGTGTGAGACTGCACCTGGTTGTGGACACTGGGTGCGTCCCATGAAGAATAATCCAAACtataaaggaaaatggaaagcacCTATGATAGATAATCCTAACTATCAG ggaaTCTGGAGCCCTCGGAAAATACCTAACCCAGACTATTTTGAAGATCTTCACCCATTTGAGATGACCCCTGTCAGTGCTGTTGGTTTAGAACTCTGGTCCATGACATCTGATATCTACTTCGATAACTTCATTATatgttcagaaaaagaagtagcAGATCGTTGGGCAGCAGATGGCTGGGGCTTGAAGAAACTAGTAGCAAGTGCTAATGAG CCCGGTATGTTCAGTCAACTGGTAACTGCTGCAGAAGACCATCCATGGCTCTGGGTTCTTTACATCTTGACTTTAGCTCTCCCTGTTGGTCTAGGTGTGTTGTTCTGCTGGCCAGCAAAG AAAACAGATGAAGATATTGACTTCAAAAAACCTGATATACCTAAGCCAATTACAAAGGGAGAACTAAAACAAGAGAGAGAGGAGTTAGAAGATGATGAAATagaattagaagaaaaagaaaatgaagatactgCTGAAGATG agagaagagaaatggagGAGACAAAAAGAGAGCTTATAAAGGATACAAAGAAGATGGGAAGGGAGGCTCCTCCTTCAG AAGATGAAGGTGAAGGTGGTGAAGATattgatgaagaagaaaatgaagttgcAGATGGAAGTCAAGAAGGTGATATGTCAAATAAATCTGGTTCAGAAGATGAG atgaaaGAAGCTGATGAAAGCACAGGTTTTGGAGATggtccactgaaatcagtgcgCAAAAGAAGAGTACGAAAGGACTGA